One stretch of Vulpes lagopus strain Blue_001 chromosome X, ASM1834538v1, whole genome shotgun sequence DNA includes these proteins:
- the LOC121483488 gene encoding nucleophosmin-like isoform X1, protein MEDSLDMDMSPLRLQNYLFGCEVKADKDYHFKVDNDENEHQLSLRTVSLGAGAKDKLHIVEAEAMNYEGGLIKVTLATLKMSVQPTVSLGGFEITPPVVLQLKCGSGPVHISGQHLVAVEEDAESKDEKEEDMKLLSISGKHSAPGSGSMFPQKKVKLAANEDDDDDDDVDDDFDDEEAEEKPPVKKSQESFKKQEKTPKTLKGPSSVEDIKAKMQASIEKGDSLPRVEAKFINYVKNCFQMTDQEAIQDLWQWRKSL, encoded by the exons ATGGAAGATTCATTGGACATGGACATGAGCCCCTTGAGGCTCCAGAACTATCTTTTCGGTTGTGAAGTAAAAGCTGACAAAGATTACCACTTTAAGGTGGATAATGATGAAAATGAGCACCAGTTATCTTTAAGAACGGTCAGTTTGGGAGCTGGTGCAAAGGATAAATTGCACATTGTTGAAGCAGAGGCAATGAATTATGAAGGGGGACTAATTAAAGTCACACTGGCAACTTTGAAAATGTCTGTACAGCCAACAGTGTCTCTTGGGGGCTTTGAAATAACACCACCTGTAGTCTTACAGTTGAAATGTGGTTCAGGGCCTGTGCATATTAGTGGACAGCACTTAGTAGCTGTGGAGGAAGATGCAGAgtcaaaagatgaaaaagaagaggatATGAAACTCCTTAGTATATCTGGAAAGCATTCTGCCCCTGGAAGTGGTAGCATGTTTccacagaaaaaagtaaaacttgctgctaatgaagatgatgatgacgacgacgACGTTGATGATGATTTTGATGATGAAGAAGCTGAAGAAAAGCCTCCAGTAAAGAAATC TCaagaatctttcaaaaaacaggaaaagactcCCAAAACACTGAAAGGACCTAGTTCTGTAGAAGACATTAAAGCAAAAATGCAAGCAAGTATAGAAAAAGGTGATTCTCTTCCCAGAGTGGAAGCCAAGTTTATCAATTATGTGAAGAATTGCTTCCAGATGACTGACCAAGAGGCTATTCAAGATCTCTGGCAGTGGAGGAAGTctctttaa
- the LOC121483488 gene encoding nucleophosmin-like isoform X2, which translates to MEDSLDMDMSPLRLQNYLFAVEEDAESKDEKEEDMKLLSISGKHSAPGSGSMFPQKKVKLAANEDDDDDDDVDDDFDDEEAEEKPPVKKSQESFKKQEKTPKTLKGPSSVEDIKAKMQASIEKGDSLPRVEAKFINYVKNCFQMTDQEAIQDLWQWRKSL; encoded by the exons ATGGAAGATTCATTGGACATGGACATGAGCCCCTTGAGGCTCCAGAACTATCTTTTCG CTGTGGAGGAAGATGCAGAgtcaaaagatgaaaaagaagaggatATGAAACTCCTTAGTATATCTGGAAAGCATTCTGCCCCTGGAAGTGGTAGCATGTTTccacagaaaaaagtaaaacttgctgctaatgaagatgatgatgacgacgacgACGTTGATGATGATTTTGATGATGAAGAAGCTGAAGAAAAGCCTCCAGTAAAGAAATC TCaagaatctttcaaaaaacaggaaaagactcCCAAAACACTGAAAGGACCTAGTTCTGTAGAAGACATTAAAGCAAAAATGCAAGCAAGTATAGAAAAAGGTGATTCTCTTCCCAGAGTGGAAGCCAAGTTTATCAATTATGTGAAGAATTGCTTCCAGATGACTGACCAAGAGGCTATTCAAGATCTCTGGCAGTGGAGGAAGTctctttaa